From Solibacillus sp. FSL W7-1464:
AAAGTCCGCAAGTAACAAATTGTTTTACGTTTTTACGCAAAACAATGTTACATGCGGACTCCTTTACTCAACCACGTATTTATTGACTTAGTAATCATAATAGTTTGAAATAAATCATTAGTCAACAATTTTTTGAAAACGTTTCCACAATTCTTTATTGGAGGTAGTAATCGCAATTGCCCCTGCATCAAATGCCTGCTTAATTTGGTCATCCGTCCGAATCAGGCCTCCAGTAATAACAGGAATACCCGTCTGAGTATATACTTCCTTAATCATATCCGGGATAACGCCGGGAAGTAACTCAATAAAATCCGGTGCCGTTTGTTCAAGAAGTGAATAGCTTTTTTCCAATGCAATTGTATCGATTAAAAAGATGCGCTGAATCGCTAAAATACCACGGGATTTCGCCTTTAGGATCATATTGGAGCGTGTAGAAATAATGCCTGCAGGGCGAATATCGTTACACAAAAAATCCGCGGCAAAATTATCCGTCTTCAGGCCGTGGATTAAATCCGCATGAATGATTAATTTTTTCCCATGACGTTCGGCTTCCTGTTTTAGCGAGCGCAGATGGCTCAAATGCACTTCAAGCAATACGATATATTCGAATTCACTTTTTACTACTTTGTCAAACTGTTTAATTGTTCGGGCAGCAGGAATAATTTTCTGATCATGAAACGGCATAACATCCTCCTCTAGTTAGAAATCTGTTTCTATTAATATGGCTCATCGGCTGCGTTCATTCAAATCTCCCACGCATTCGATGAGCCTAAATTATATTACAATATTATTTTACATTATTTTGCGGTTGTTGCACGCTTAATTTCAATGTTCAACAGTTCTGTAAACTCCGATAATTGGGCATCCGTCCAATTTAACTGCTGTGCCATATGTGCTATGACTGCATCTTTATGTGCCAGTACCGATGCAATATTAAAGAACATATTACCCGTACGGCGCACAAAGAAATCTACAGGTGTCGTGACAAGCTCATGCTCGATGCCATATTGGAGCTGTGCAAATAAAGCTTTTGGCATTGTGTCGTTTGCTTTCGCTACATAGCTAAATACTTTTTCAACATTCGAACCGTAATGCTGAGCCAAATACGCCGCTTCTTCTTTCGTTAAGCCCGCTTTCACACCCAGCTCTGTCTTTTTCGAAATAAACGTTTGGATATGTTTTGAACCGCCTACTTCACCGCCGGAAATCGGGATGT
This genomic window contains:
- a CDS encoding glycerol-3-phosphate responsive antiterminator, with translation MPFHDQKIIPAARTIKQFDKVVKSEFEYIVLLEVHLSHLRSLKQEAERHGKKLIIHADLIHGLKTDNFAADFLCNDIRPAGIISTRSNMILKAKSRGILAIQRIFLIDTIALEKSYSLLEQTAPDFIELLPGVIPDMIKEVYTQTGIPVITGGLIRTDDQIKQAFDAGAIAITTSNKELWKRFQKIVD